TCTGCCTCCGTCGACTCGGGCTAAGTCTGCTGTGGTCATCTCCTATCCAGGTTCCCTCGGTAACCACTGCTGTGTTCTTCTCCAGGTCTCCAGCCAAGCTCTCTGCCCCCGGCTCCTCCAGTCGCTGGTCTCAACAGGAGAAGGAGCTCTTTGAGATAGGCCTGGTAAGCTTTCATCCACCCCAGCCCAGACCACTGCTGTGTGCTGGCTAGCCAGACACTGTAGCTAGGTAGACCAGCTAGGTAGACCACTACTCCAGCCAGAATGTAGCTGGATAGACCCACTCCTGTGCCGTCCTCAGGAAGGTGTTAAGCTgtgtctctgctctgtgtgGTCCAGACTCAGTTTGGTCGCAGGTGGACGAAGATCTCCAAGCTGTTAGGTAGCAGGACAGTCCTCCAGGTGAAGAGCTACGCACGTCAGTACTTCAAGCACAAGGTACAGCTGCCCTCcctttccacccctccccttctctccctcctcttgtcaccctcctttctctctccctctcttcttctcttctcttacaATCTGGGTCTGTCCTCATTGTTCTCTCCCAGGCTTATCAGATTTGTCCATCTCGTCCGGTTTCTGCCTGCAGGATAAATCCGAGCCCAGCTCTGCAGCGCCCCCCTCGGGTGAGGAGGTCCAGGGCCGAGCCCCTGAGTCCAGCTCCAGCCACGCGGCCGCGCTGGCCAACGCCGTGCGCATCGAGAGGCTGTCTGACGacgaggagcaggaggtggacATCACAGACGACCTGAGCgacgagggggggggcggggccgtCCTGGCTGGGGAGCCCCCCTCTGGGGAGATCCCTCACACGGAgccagagcagggagagaccagtCTGGGAGAGAACGTCCAAGGAGGGGACACACAGGACCAGTCCAGCCAcaaccctccatcccctctcggTCAGAGACCCAGGCCCCCCTGTCCCCGTCCCGTGCCCTGCCAAGAGCAGGCTGCCGTTCCTGGGCAGGCTGAGGTGCCCTCATCGCCCTTCAGTGACCtccaggctggggaggagggggaacctCACCAGAGCCAGCCAGAGAGCCCTGAAGAAGAATGTCACGAAGGAGACAGCAGCCATGCAGGTATTCCATACCTGGGGGACATCTGGAGCTGGTGTCCAtccacactccctctgttcATGTTCTCCTGTGTTAAAACAACAGATATGATCTTTAGTGGGCCCGGACAGCCTGTGCCGAATACTGTCCTGATGAAAGATGTCTGTCTCTGAACGAATcacagaggaaggggaggatcaggaagaggaagaggaagaggaggagctgaaggcCCCAGAACAGGAAGTCCAGTTGGACGCAGAGGCCATCgctgaggaggagaagcaggcttTCCCAGAGTTCTTTGAGGGACGTCCATCCAAGACGCCAGAGAGATACCTGAAGATCAGAAACTACATTCTGGACcaatggtaaacacacacacacacacacacatactcctggACTTGTGGTAAACCAGGGggtaacgagtgtgtgtgtgtgtgtgtgtgtgtgtgacagggtaaGGAGTAAGCCCAGGTACCTGAACAAGACGTCGGTGCGTCCAGGCCTGAAGAACTGTGGAGATGTCAACTGTATTGGCAGGATCCACACCTACCTCGAGCTGATAGGAGCCATCAACTTCAACTGTGGTAACTAGGACTGGCCAGAGCCATggaacatacacatacatgttaAAGCTTTACAGAAGCTTACAGACATCAGCACCTCAACATCAGTCTCTTATAGTCCTGCTTCAtggtctcctcttccctctctcctgactgATCTGGTCCCTCTGTCGCCCCCTGCAGAGCAGGCGGTGTATAACCGGCCCAGGGTGGTGGACCGAGCCAGGCCCAGAGAGGGCAGGGATGCCCTGGACTCCTACCAGCTGGCCCAGAGACTGCAGAGCATGGTGAGCTCTGCCCCCTGACCTCTCTCCCCTGACCTAGAACATGACAGCTCCTTTATCGCTGGTTGCttattaggtgtgtgtgtgtgtgtgtttctagcgGACCAGGAAGAGGCGTGTGAGGGATCTGTGGGGGAACTGGTGTGATCCTAAAGATCTGGAGGGACAGACGTACGaggtacatcacacacacacacacacacactcttctgtaGATGTGGTGGTGTATTGATCCCGtggtgcccccctctcctcagcacCTGAGTGCGGAGGAGctgcggaggagggaggaggagctgagcagGCAGCCCCGCCCCTCCAAGGTCCCCAGGCTCCGAGGgtgagcaccacacacacacacacacgtggtccACGAAGGAAGGACATTAACCACACTAAGAACACAGCTACACtgaccccctctctcgctcctcctctctcgctcctcctctcactccctctcttttcaccctccctccctctccccctccctcccccctctccccctccccccctccctccctccctccctctccacctccctccctccctcctcaggttTGATCCCTTCCAGCTGATTCCGTGCCGGGCGTTcggagaggacagacaggtgagcagaTCAGTTAGTCACATGTAACCCTGCTGCTGCCTCTAACCTGATGCTGCCTCTGACCTGATGCTGTCTCTGACCTGCTGCTGCCTCTGACCTGCTGCTGCCTCTGACCTGCTGCTGCCTCTAACCTGCTGCTGCCTCTGACCTGCTGCTGCCTCTGACCTGCTGCTGCCTCTGACCTGCTGCCTCTGACCTGATGCTGCCTCTGACCCCCCTGTATCTCTGTTTTCCAGGAGCCCTTCCAAGTGATTGTTTGTGCAGAGGCCCTCCTTATTATGgatatggtacacacacacacacacacacacacactctcactctcgctgtcactctcacactcgctcactctctcactttcacTGTTCCATGATTGAGATTACTGACCagccgggtgtgtgtgtttcccagcaTGCTCATGTGTCCAGGTGTGAGGTCATCGGGTTACTGGGAGGAGCTTACAACGAGGAAGACAAAGTCCtgcaggtgaggaagaggaggatgaagatgacgatGAAAAAGAGAAAGTAAAAGTGTTTGTACATGAGTGACCGTGTCTCGTGTGCAGATCTTTGCAGCTGAGCCGTGTAACAGCGTGAGCACAGGGCTGCAGTGTGAGATGGACCCCCTGTCCCAGACTCAGGCCTGTGAGCTGCTGTCTGCCCTGGGACACAGTGTGGTGGGCTGGTACCACTCTCACCCCACCTtccaccccaacccctccctcagGGACATCCACACCCAGGACCAGTTCcaggtacccccccccaccacacacacacacacacacccaggaccagttccaggtaccccccccccccacacacacacacccaggaccccccccacacacacttatacatccacaccctgtgtgtgtgttgacgtgtgtcTCTTCTGCAGAGTTATTTCTCTCGTGGTGGAGCCCCCTTCATAGGGATGATAGTGAGCCCCTACGACCCCGCCAacacctccccccactcccacacCACCTGCCTGGTGGTCAGCACGCACCAGGGCCACACTGGGCCTCAGAGTgagttacacactcacacacacacacacctgtacccgTGGGCGTTCAGGTGGAGTGTGGTTTCTGAGTGTGTCGTCTTGTGTCTCTGTTCCGTCAGAGCTCCCCTACAGGTTCGACTTCCTGTCCTCACAGGAAGTCCCCGACTGGGGTCAGATGACCAGGAGGGCCCAGTGGATTGTCCagaaatacgcacacacacacgggtgagcgctggccccacacacacacacacacacgtttggagCAGTGTTGTGTTCTTGTTTGtgagctggctgtgtgtctgtgttgaacAGGAGAGTTCAGATGAGCAGGATGTTCAGGAGAGACTCTCACCTCACCTGCCTGGAGAAGGTAagaccagacacaccagccCTCTGGAGGAGAAATATCTCCTCTCTACCCTGGGTCttcacccccatctctctctctctctctctgcctctttttcactctctgtctcgctccctcAATCCAGATGTTGTCTTCTCTCGCCCGGTACCTGGAGCCCCTGGCAGACGGGGAGGGAGACCCCTTCCTCACCCACGTCCAGACCCTCTTCCAGTCTCAGTTTGCCGTCGAGCTCCCGATCAACCAGGACGAAGGGAGAACCTCCAGTTCCCCAGAAGAGCCTGCTGACACAGACAGTTTCCCCTTCTCTGAgccagggggtggaggtggggcggAGACCACGGAGGTCCAGGATGTGGAGCCAGACTGGGACCccgagtctcccccccccccagacgacacacagccccccagtCCCTTCCAGTTGAACCTAGGATCTGTACTGCTCACAGGCCACGACTATCTACTCTAATCTTCCTACGATTGTATTCTGtgtatatactttttaagactGGTTACCGTTGGACTGTTAAATTACTGCAAAGTCATACTATATGCATGAGCAACAAGTTTTAAACTAATCTTTAGATAGTATGTGTTATCTGTTGACAGTGTTTCATGGTGTGTACGATTGTGCTCTACTTACCTCGACCGAACCAGATCTGGATCTGGTATAAGTATAAACTAATAAAACAAAGACGACTTTAGCGAATTTACTACCTTTGTTATTCAACATAATTCTATACAACTCTTCCAGCTAATCGGCCATCATTGAGGTGGTTCTGATAAGCAAGCTGTCACTAAGGTCCCCTATCTCTGGAACAATCTAGCAACCCATGTTGGAGAGtcagacagtattacagtatTATTGAAGTCTAAAGATGTGTTTATGAAGTTTGTGCAGACAATCTGTTTAGgcatgtgtccatgtgtgtgtctttgaaagTGTATGTTTGAGAAGTGTGCAagtcactttttgccacaaaaacttaattcaagcctaaaccgtcaaacggaacgtaaataaaaatataagcaactcaatcgggaccatgacgaacattttgacaccgacgttgtctatgtagcccaaatattgaggggcccttaggggtgggaaaataataattaaaaaaaatatatatatgtgagagaacaatggttgtgctcgccgaaggcgtgaccCCACCCAATTAAAAGCCATGGTGCAACACCACACACCAATCAGAGCAGAACCCCACAACGCTCACAGTGTTACAAATGTGGAGACCTTGCACACCCCAAGCAGGAGTGTCCTGCTACAAATGCTAAATGCCGTTCCTGCGGAAAAATAGGTCACTATCAGCGTGTATGCCTATCAGGTAAAGCTGTGCATAGTAGGGGtggggaaaaaatcgattcGCATTTGAATCAagattcttcttttttttatttataacaatgagtttactaaactgcaagaaaaacaatacatttcaagATTTTGATGCATTGGGATTTTTTCTTTAACACTTaactgcctatcacagtcaaatagaaacaagtaacaATAAACAGCAAATtggaatcaaatgtaagcatatattgaatcggAATTTGATTAAAAATCGAATCGTAATCAAATTGAAATAATCGTGAATtgatttttaatcgaatcgtgactccaagaatcgattcgaatcATGAGGTATCataagattcccacccctagtacAGACAATTGCAGAAGAGGAGAATCAAGGCTTCTTTCTTGGCTCTGTCATCTGATACTGATCCTTGGGCAGTTGATACAGGCATAATGGACAAGACGATCACATTAAAACTGGACTCCGGTGCAGATGTCACTGTTGTTGGAGGGCGCGATTCTATGAATGAATAACGCATCAGCTTTGAGTACAAGAAATACAGACAAGAAGCTACTAGTTAATTGTGTGGCCTGTACAAAATGACCGATGAACAGATTCAGACGGCCGCGGAGGCCGAAAGGCTTTTACATTCACGTATTGCAACGCGTAGAGGCAAATTAGGAGTATGCACGAGGAAAATGAACGAAATGAAGGCTCTGCTTTTTGAACGGGCAAATGCTGAACAGCTGGATGATTTCATGGCAACACTATTGTATTTCATCCAAGACTTCAAAAGTGCGCATAATGCAAGACCTTTTAGCAGAGGAACAAAAGGAAAATGATCATGTAGATTGGTATGAACCTAGAATGATGAATTTCAATTACTTTATTAAAGATGTTGAAGTAGCCTatggaagaaagaaaaagtcAAGTTCAACCAACAGACAGTATTTCAAACGTTTCTAACAGACAGTATTTCAAACGTTTCTAACAGACAGTATTTCAAACGTTTCTAACAGACAGTATTTCAAACGTTTCTAACAGACAGTATTTCAAAAGTGTGTCTGCAAGGTCCTCTCTAAGACCTCATCtaatagcctggtcctaaccagactcgtacatttcatttgtacagagtctggcctcgctccattgacaagcgttgacttccttgtaggcgggtactctgttgaagttttggatctgcccagagccactctgatctgccataaccaatcgctagcgttcgccaattccttcaccactactgtaacagagctagctgccgtagctggaaaatcaaactgttcccgaaccccatggggaggagggccacaacatcatggccacaacaacaaaactcagcaaaacttgttcttgctctggctttagcttatggatattcggcagcgttgccaccaacatgtatatatgtctatggttgccacaacggaccgaatggcttcgctcgcatctttctccgccgccattacggaactacaacacaaactagcgcacgacattaacgtcattgttctcagtcactccctctgttcactgattgcccggtagaaaattaacctgagacatctgacttacttacctcatggccagacctagtacagaagcaaaatcaaaattgagcggaagtacgtaggacgGCAGAGCCGGCTACTCATCTAAGGCCTCTGCTGAAAAGGCTGCTTTAGGGGCACGCACCAAAACCACATATACAAGCTTCACAGATGGAAGAAGCCATCATAAGATCAAAGATTAAAAGGGcagaactgcacacacaaatatcAGCAGCAGCGGCAAAGATCAACGTGCTGACAATGGTTGCTGAACCACAAGGTGATGCTATGCATGACTACTATGATGCAAACATGGAAGATAATGTCGACCCTACTTTTACCGATACCTCTGCAGCAGAATTCGCTCCTGTGGTCACAGCACCTAAGACTCCAGATAGCAGTTAGTCACATGCAAAGAGACTCTCAAGCACCCACAAGATCCAGTCCACAGATGGAGGTAATGGCTCAAAGGCAAAAGGAAATGACTGATCTTATGATTACGCAGCAAAATGGTTCTGCTGGAGCATTGAGTcaaaccacagacacagtactGACGACCACATGAGCACAAGAACCCCTGACTTTGCATTATGAACCTCATACAATCCCACTATCTTACTGGATGAGCCTCACACAATGCCACTGTCTTACTGGATGAGCCTCACACAATGCCACTATCTTACTGGATGAGCCTCACACAATGCCACTGTCTTACTGGATGAGCCTCACACAATGCCACTATCTTACTGGATGAGCCTCACACAATGCCACTATCTTACTGGATGAGCCTCACACAATGCCACTATCTTACTGGATGAGCCTCACACAATGCCACTATCTTACTGGATGAGCCTCACACAATGCCACTGTCTTACTGGATGAGCCTCACACAATGCCACTATCTTACTGGATGAGCCTCACACAATGCCACTGTCTTACTGGATGAGCCTCACACAATGCCACTGTCTTACTGGATGAGCCTCATACAATCCCACTATCTTACTGGATGAGCCTCACACAATGCCACTATCTTACTGGATGAGCCTCACACAATGCCACTATCTTACTGGATGAGCCTCATACAATCCCACTATCTTACTGGATGAGCCTCACACAATGCCACTGTCTTACTGGATGAGCCTCACACAATGCCACTATCTTACTGGATGAGCCTCACACAATGCCACTATCTTACTGGATGAGCCTCACACAATGCCACTATCTTACTGGATGAGCCTCACACAATGCCACTATCTTACTGGATGAGCCTCACACAATGCCACTGTCTTACTGGATGAGCCTCAAAGGGCTGATACCAGACCTGGCGTCTCCTTCTCCCCAGGGAAGGGAAAAGGAGACGCCTACTTTTAAAattaggagaaggagacacctAAAATTAGAGATGTGAAATGAACAATGAACAAATGCACAAAGTACACGCTGTGATCCAAAGAGAAGACGAAGCAGCCAATGAGGTACGTCGTTTGTAATATGTGACCTTTAaccctcctgctgtctgtaTAGGCAGCCCATGTCATCCAGGTGGCGCTGTCTGACTTCAGCAAACCCCTCTCCCATTTACTCACTTGTTGTCTTCTGTACACCCCTGTGTCGTCGGGGGCAACGATGCATGGGAATGGGTTTTGGTGTAGAACGTGTGTGTTACTAGACAATAATATCGaatgcattgtagtagttcacattacatgacagtgcttagatttaagcctaaaacaggtcacactgactttaaTAAACTGTACTTCATCCTAaccacatactactgacaagatttagacctTGGAATCATTTTCGGAGACCTTTACTTTTGAATGCTATGAAAGAAAATttgtattttatgtatttttgtattaggaAAAGtcgtgggtcacaacgaccccgaGACAGCGTTAATGataaagaaaatgtttcactttatttttgtattatgaaaagttgtcacaacatgGCTGTGGCTCACAACgacccggagacagcgcgaGGGTTCCTCCTAGTGGTAACTGGTGATATAACGTCATATATCACGtgatataccccccccccccctacacacacacacacacacaccctaatacATATTAGGTAAAGTCTTTTTACCCCTATTATGCATATAGTGTAGTCTGGGGTGAAGTGCGTTTTGTACTTTTTTATTTGGACACTGCCATGGCTCTGCAGACCATAGACTGAACCGAACTGATGAatgaactggagagagagagttcgacTGTAAAGCCCGCCTACCGAGAAAAATGATTGGTCTCTCTTTGTGTTAACTAACCTATCAGGACGCGCGCTGCGTCACTCGCTCACCACGTATgtcactcgctctctcgctttctccagTGCCCGGGTTAGCTAccagaaatgtaaaaaaaaaaaagtagattGCCGGGATATTGTATAGAATTTGCGGGCGTCACGTAGCCGCTATTAAAATGCGGGAGACTCACGGAACTTCCGGGAAACTTCCAGTGTCAACATAGTGACAGTGTTTGAATAACTTACAACGACCATGGAGTTACTCTGCGTTCGTCTCATAACCAGGAGAAATCCTATTATTTCTCTACCTACATACGTGAAACGGCGCTTCCGGGGTCTCTACCGACAGACCGAACTTACTGTCAAGAGTCCTCTCTTGTCATCAATAGAACTATCCGGTAAAAGCTGCAGGACAACAGACAGCGTCCGTGACCTTGTCTGCCAGCTACCGCGGTGCCAGCCTCGTCCGTCGCTCCTTATCAGTACAAGGACGGGTCTTTTACCAGCGAAGAACCCCTTAACTACTCTACCGACCCACGGTAGTGTCTCTCTGCCACGGCACTTCCATACCTCTAGCCCCCTCCGCGCTATCCCAGCACCGCTCTTATGGCTGATCCTCAAACCGCTGCAGAAGATCCTGGCTATAATAGTGGGGAGGTAAGACCCAGGTGGCAGTACTAGTTGTAGGCTAGAACAAACTTTAGTCTCTAAATTTGAGCTGAAAAGTCAGCCTGTAGCCCTGTGACAGGCTCAACCAGGGTAGTACCAGCGACAGTGCGGAAAGAACTTCTGGCAAATTAGCCATTTTATATACGAAATACTACCAAGGGATCGTAataatatacaaatataaatatttgtaaaaattatttattacttttattagcATGTTTTTTTGCATACAGTACTAGTAAAgtataaaaacaaataatatGATATAACAGGACGTGTGTCAGTCATGAGCCAGTCACGTTGCCATGGGTTACGGTAGCACACCTGTGTGGTTTATTGTCATCCCTCGCTGCAGGAACATCAGGAAGTGGTGGGCGGATCTCCCGCCCAATCGGAGGCAGCTCTTCTGGGAGGGGGTGTGGCGGCGCCGCTGGCAGCTGGTAGCCGGGACGACGGTTGCCGTGGCAATCCTGGCTGTCATCCTCCTGACCCACCTGGATGAGTCGCCGGTGACAGGACGGACACGTATCCTGATGGTGACCCGGGAGGACTACATGGAGCTGGCAGCCATCACGGCTgacggggtgagagggggggggacatgggggagacctgggggaggggagacctgggggagacctgggggaggaggaggggagacctgggggaggggggagacatgggggagggggggagacatgggggagacctgggggaggaggaggggagggggaggggagacctgggggaggaggaggggaggggagacctgggggagggggggagacctgggggaggaggaggggaggggagacctgggggagggggggagacctgggggagacgtgggggaggaggaggggaggggagacctgggggagggggggagacctgggggaggaggaggggaggggagacctgggggagggggggagacatgggggagacctgggggaggaggaggggagacctcggggagggggggagacatgggggagacatgggggaggaggagggagggagagacactgcGGTTGGGGAGGCAGGGTTGAAAGGTCATTAGAGAAGAGCATGTTGCATTCCAAGGGGGTAAAAGAGTGTTTATAATGTTGATTGGGGAGccatctgtcactctctctgcgtgtgtgtgtgcgtgtgtgtctgcgtgtgggtgtgtctgtgcgtgtctgcgtgtgtgtgtgtctgtctgtctgtgtgtgtgtgtgtctcagtacatGGAGCAGTACAGAGATGTGCTGGTCCCGGAGCAGGACTCCCGTCACCAGGCGGTGCAGATGATGGTCCAGCACCTGGCCCTCAGGAACAGAGACATCTCCCAGATGTCCTCTGTGTCCTGGAGGGTCCACGTGGTGGACGACCCCGCCGTCAACGCCTTCGTGCTGCCGgtcagtctctcctgtgtgtgtgtgtgtggtcagtctctcctgtgtgtgtgtgtgtgtggtcagtctctcctgtgtgtgtgtgtgtgtggtcagtctctcctgtgtgtgtgtgtgtgtggtcagtctctcctgtgtgtgtgtttgcggtcagtcgctcctgtgtgtgtgtgtgtggtcagtctctcctgtgtgtgtgtgtgtgtgtggtcagtctctcctgtgtgtgtgtgtgtgtgtgtggtcagtctctcctgtgtgtgtgtgtgcggtcagtctctcctgtgtgtgtgtgtgtgtgtggtcagtctctcctgtgtgtgtgtgcggtcagtctctcctgtgtgtgtgtgtgcggtcagtctctcttgtgtgtgtgtgtgtggtcagtctctcctgtgtgtgtgtgtgtgtggtcagtctctcctgtgtgtgtgtgtggtcagtctctcctgtgtgtgtgtgtgtgtggtcagtctctcctgtgtgtgtgtgtggtcagtctctcctgtgtgtgtgtgtgtgtggtcagtctctcctgtgtgtgtgtgtgtgtggtcagtctctcctgtgtgtgtgtgtgtggtcagtctctcctgtgtgtgtgtgtgtgtggtcagtctctcctgtgtgtgtgtgtgcggtcagtctctcctgtgtgtgtgtgtggtcagtctctcctgtgtgtgtgtgtgcggtcagtctcctgtgtgtgtgtgtgtggtcagtctctcctgtgtgtgtgtgtgtggtcagtctctcctgtgtgtgtgtgtgtgtggtcagtctctcctgtgtgtgtgtgtgcggttagtctctcctgtatgtgtgtgtggtcagtctctcctgtgtgtgtgtgtgtgcggttagTCTctcctgaatgtgtgtgtgtgcggttagTCTCtcctgaatgtgtgtctgtgcggttAGTAGGGTTGCAAAATTCCGGGAATATTCAAAGTTGGAAACTTTCCACAGGAATTAACGGGAATTAACTGGAAATTTTGGGGTAATTTAACtgtatttaccttgtcataagcagacatgcatgcaaacatttataatacaacttttgtgtggacatacatacattctactctcactgctgtaaaaagttagtctactgtatacaaataaacttggtaATAAAATGAACATGGCTTCAGTTTACCAAGTAATCAATATGCTGGGTAATGACAAACATTGTTTGTCACTTTCTACATGAATTAGTTCAATTCATAGTTCACAAATTTtaaaatgaactagttcagttcatagttcataaTTCAACATTTTTAACTaagttcacagctccaaaaaCTTATTTCAATATGTTGCCAGCTATAAttgaaatctctatctgtctgcaataccgctcttggcctctacgcaattcggcgctctcacacttgccaggcatagggTTGAAACGTTCAGACACACTGATGACAAAGACattcaaaaacaacagaacgTTTTATGTTTAGGTTTATGTTTCTGGCAGACAATAGGTGAGTTCGACTTAATTTAGCGGCAGCGTCGTCTGCAGCCGCCTGCTGCCctgctgacttgaagcagccaatggcattctcagattcaaggcagccggctgcagccggctgtcggcgccgccagcgctgcatgaagtcgaacacacctattgttcCCAACCAGCTGCATTCAGGGTCCAGCTGAGCTAGGCGTGCATAGTCTCGTTCTCAACTACATTGAAGTTCCCTGTTATATGCTTTTGCAAAAAAAACTTTGGCAcatttttttttccaaaatTCCAGAGCCAAAATTCCCGTGGAAACTTTCCGGAAATTT
The sequence above is drawn from the Osmerus eperlanus chromosome 24, fOsmEpe2.1, whole genome shotgun sequence genome and encodes:
- the mysm1 gene encoding histone H2A deubiquitinase MYSM1 translates to MADELDVVDIEGDEYDASVGTLEGDGLLQNQFLESAWKTSTGILPWELDSTITAENREVIENMLLEEQYYLTGKEMPKNVWPNNSTSKPKVKKSPAKLSAPGSSSRWSQQEKELFEIGLTQFGRRWTKISKLLGSRTVLQVKSYARQYFKHKDKSEPSSAAPPSGEEVQGRAPESSSSHAAALANAVRIERLSDDEEQEVDITDDLSDEGGGGAVLAGEPPSGEIPHTEPEQGETSLGENVQGGDTQDQSSHNPPSPLGQRPRPPCPRPVPCQEQAAVPGQAEVPSSPFSDLQAGEEGEPHQSQPESPEEECHEGDSSHAEEGEDQEEEEEEEELKAPEQEVQLDAEAIAEEEKQAFPEFFEGRPSKTPERYLKIRNYILDQWVRSKPRYLNKTSVRPGLKNCGDVNCIGRIHTYLELIGAINFNCEQAVYNRPRVVDRARPREGRDALDSYQLAQRLQSMRTRKRRVRDLWGNWCDPKDLEGQTYEHLSAEELRRREEELSRQPRPSKVPRLRGFDPFQLIPCRAFGEDRQEPFQVIVCAEALLIMDMHAHVSRCEVIGLLGGAYNEEDKVLQIFAAEPCNSVSTGLQCEMDPLSQTQACELLSALGHSVVGWYHSHPTFHPNPSLRDIHTQDQFQSYFSRGGAPFIGMIVSPYDPANTSPHSHTTCLVVSTHQGHTGPQKLPYRFDFLSSQEVPDWGQMTRRAQWIVQKYAHTHGRVQMSRMFRRDSHLTCLEKMLSSLARYLEPLADGEGDPFLTHVQTLFQSQFAVELPINQDEGRTSSSPEEPADTDSFPFSEPGGGGGAETTEVQDVEPDWDPESPPPPDDTQPPSPFQLNLGSVLLTGHDYLL
- the oma1 gene encoding metalloendopeptidase OMA1, mitochondrial, with the translated sequence MELLCVRLITRRNPIISLPTYVKRRFRGLYRQTELTVKSPLLSSIELSGKSCRTTDSVRDLVCQLPRCQPRPSLLISTRTGLLPAKNPLTTLPTHGSVSLPRHFHTSSPLRAIPAPLLWLILKPLQKILAIIVGRNIRKWWADLPPNRRQLFWEGVWRRRWQLVAGTTVAVAILAVILLTHLDESPVTGRTRILMVTREDYMELAAITADGYMEQYRDVLVPEQDSRHQAVQMMVQHLALRNRDISQMSSVSWRVHVVDDPAVNAFVLPNGEVFMFTGMLEAISDVHQLAIILGHEMAHALIEHAAEEASVSHILDFLFVLLLTAIWAVCPRDSLAVLGQWIQDQLKKILFSRPYSRKLETEADEVGLHLAAKACADVRAGPVLWQQMELRGGAAVPEWLSTHPSHSSRATHINSLVPQWED